One region of Oryza sativa Japonica Group chromosome 5, ASM3414082v1 genomic DNA includes:
- the LOC4337632 gene encoding protein SENSITIVITY TO RED LIGHT REDUCED 1, producing the protein MAAAAAGDWTVVRRRGRRRGDAAGDAASQPDAPPPLPVTPIPWSPSDPSLDPAHVSRLVDRARAAISRVVASRLYGRLLLPGSPLRRRLALLAPTRLSLLGVGSFENSPSSRLQLALAALLRRDLLLLPESSAHADLFDPVLSAAECAAAAALGFTVPGVNDGCRRRADEPTLFYMPHCEASLYDALLAANWEPPSQLRHVCVLGNSFRNYAIQAEENRSGPAARAKHVLAAERFAWEERVSEKGGVDDDDDDVFNRAFNETSWHFFEVDDAADLAAAVASTGGRR; encoded by the coding sequence atggccgccgccgccgccggcgactggaccgtcgtccgccgccgcggccgccgccgaggtgaCGCGGCGGGGGACGCCGCCTCGCAACCGGACGCTCCACCGCCTCTCCCCGTCACCCCGATCCCCTGGTCCCCCTCCGACCCCTCCCTGGACCCCGCGCACGTCTCCCGCCTCGTcgaccgcgcccgcgccgccatctcccGCGTCGTCGCCTCCCGCCTCTacgggcgcctcctcctcccgggaTCCCCGCTgcggcgccgcctcgccctcctcgcCCCCACGCGGCTGTCGCTTCTCGGTGTCGGCAGCTTCGAGAACTCCCCCTCATCCCGCCTCCAgctcgcgctcgccgcgctcctccgccgcgacctcctcctcctcccggaaTCCTCCGCCCACGCCGACCTCTTCGACCCCGTCCTCTCCGCGGCCGagtgcgccgcggcggcggcgctgggctTCACCGTGCCAGGCGTCAACGacgggtgccgccgccgcgccgacgagcCCACCCTCTTCTACATGCCACACTGCGAGGCGTCGCTCTACGatgccctcctcgccgccaactGGGAGCCACCCTCGCAGCTCCGCCATGTCTGCGTGCTCGGCAACAGCTTCCGCAACTACGCGATCCAGGCGGAGGAGAACAGATCGGGCCCTGCCGCCAGGGCCAAGCACGTCCTCGCGGCGGAGCGGTTCGCGTGGGAGGAGCGGGTCAGCGAGAAGGGCGGCgtggatgacgacgacgacgacgtgttcAACCGCGCGTTCAACGAAACGAGCTGGCATTTCTTCGAGGTGGATGACGCCGCCGACttggctgccgccgtcgcctccaccgGAGGACGGAGATAA